The following coding sequences lie in one Rutidosis leptorrhynchoides isolate AG116_Rl617_1_P2 chromosome 4, CSIRO_AGI_Rlap_v1, whole genome shotgun sequence genomic window:
- the LOC139840794 gene encoding uncharacterized protein: MLSFNIRGLGKNDKIKFNWFKNLIFREKPAVIALQETKCRKPPEFWIEKIWGSDDYNYAVKNSSGLSGGILAVWDPNFFCANCVVERDSFIAIKGNWKCAGTELIIVNVYGPHTDDLKKKMWDDLRDVMSYDNAMWVILGDFNEVRSKSERKNTIFLEHRAKRFNSFIKDSNLIDIPLGGRNYTRISTNGVEFSKLDRFLVSEIFLQQWPNTHAMVLNKKHTDHCPIILKDGNVDFGPKPTKVFDEWLNHKEAPEIIKAAWTKEVKSSNPDCTFRDKMKNVKTELHKWYSTSPGKLKAEIEELSEVVDDWEIRAESEDLSEAQLKEWMDSRDLLHKKENTQLEMLKQKARVKWDLEGSENNKFFHSMIRRR, encoded by the coding sequence ATGCTTTCATTCAATATTAGAGGTTTAGGGAAGAATGATAAAATCAAATTTAATTGGTTCAAAAACTTAATTTTTCGTGAAAAACCTGCTGTCATTGCTTTACAAGAAACTAAATGCAGAAAACCTCCCGAATTTTGGATCGAAAAAATTTGGGGTAGCGACGATTATAACTATGCTGTTAAAAACTCGTCAGGTCTTTCGGGCGGGATTCTTGCGGTTTGGGATCCTAATTTTTTTTGTGCTAACTGTGTTGTTGAGCGTGACTCCTTTATTGCGATAAAAGGAAATTGGAAATGTGCAGGTACGGAACTCATTATTGTCAATGTTTATGGACCTCACACGGACGATTTAAAAAAGAAAATGTGGGACGATCTACGTGATGTTATGTCTTATGATAACGCAATGTGGGTAATACTAGGTGATTTCAATGAGGTCCGTTCCAAATCTGAGagaaaaaacacaattttcctggaACATCGAGCCAAAAGATTTAATAGCTTCATCAAAGACTCCAACTTAATCGATATTCCACTCGGGGGCAGGAACTACACGAGAATTAGTACGAATGGGGTGGAATTTAGTAAACTGGACAGGTTCTTGGTCTCAGAAATTTTTTTACAACAATGGCCAAACACTCATGCAATGGTTCTAAACAAAAAACACACGGACCACTGCCCGATAATCCTTAAAGATGGAAATGTTGACTTTGGTCCAAAACCCACCAAAGTCTTTGATGAATGGCTAAATCATAAAGAAGCACCCGAGATAATTAAAGCGGCATGGACGAAGGAAGTAAAGAGCTCAAACCCAGATTGCACTTTTCGCGATAAAATGAAAAATGTCAAAACAGAACTTCACAAATGGTATTCTACCTCACCTGGTAAACTAAAAGCAGAAATCGAAGAACTATCAGAAGTTGTTGATGATTGGGAAATTAGAGCAGAATCCGAGGACCTAAGTGAAGCACAATTGAAAGAGTGGATGGATTCCCGTGACTTGCTGCACAAGAAAGAAAATACTCAATTGGAAATGTTAAAGCAAAAAGCACGAGTCAAGTGGGACTTAGAGGGTAGCGAGAACAACAAATTCTTTCATTCCATGATACGTAGAAGGTAG